The window CCTCTACAGCGTCACCTGCAATGATTAAAACATTTTTCCCCATAACTCCATCTCCTTTTCTTTGTGAATCTAGTAGCTTTATTCGACACTTTGGAAAAATTCCCTGCTGAATCGGCTAATTTTTCCAAAAATGTTGTTATCGCTGGTAGACCTTGAATAATCGCCGCTAGCATCGTGAAAATCGCGGATAAACGATGAATAATCGCTGGTAGCATCGTGAAAATCGCGGATAAACGATGAATAATCGCCGCTAGCATCGTGAAAATCGCGGATAAACGATGAATAATCGCTGGTAGCATCGTAGAAATCGCCGATAAACGATGAATAATCGCAGTTAGCATCGTGGAAATCGCGGATAAACGATGAATAATCGCAGTTAGCATCGTGAAAATCGCCGATAAACGATGAATAATCGCCGTTAGCATCGTGGAAATCGCCGATAAACCATGAATAATCGCCGTTAGCATCGTGGAAATCGCCGGTAAACGATGAATAATCGCAGTTAGCACCCATCGATGAGTGTCAAAGTAACTTGCTTTACAATGAAAAAAACGAAGCGTATACTATTTATTTAGCTAGGTAAATAATTTAGGCGGTGTTTATATGAATCCAATATTCCATGCTTTATTCCAAAAAAGTCGCTTTTTAACGAATTGTTTAAATGAAGTATTGAAACAGCACAATTTGTATAGTTCGCAATGGACAATTTTATATTGCTTACAGAAGCACGGAGCCATGACATTAACACAAATCTGGAAATATTTGAATGTCGAAGCGCCAAGTGTGACAAGAGCCATCTCGCGTCTTGAAGATTTAGGTTGGGTGCAGCGAGTCGATGGGGAAGATAAGCGTGAAAAAATCGTGACATTATCAGCGATGGCAGTAGAACAATTACCAGAGATTACTGCAACCATTTTGGCGTTTGAGGCAGAGATGGTTGGTTCACTGACAGTGGAAGAGCAGGAGCAATTTATGAACCTATTGCAAAAAATGAAAGGTTGATAAACATGAAGCAAGAGGAAAGTACACAAATATGGACGAAGCGGTTTATTAGTTTATTTTTAACGAATATATCCGTATTTTTTGTTTTTTATGGTT of the Lysinibacillus fusiformis genome contains:
- a CDS encoding MarR family winged helix-turn-helix transcriptional regulator; translation: MNPIFHALFQKSRFLTNCLNEVLKQHNLYSSQWTILYCLQKHGAMTLTQIWKYLNVEAPSVTRAISRLEDLGWVQRVDGEDKREKIVTLSAMAVEQLPEITATILAFEAEMVGSLTVEEQEQFMNLLQKMKG